In one Gammaproteobacteria bacterium genomic region, the following are encoded:
- a CDS encoding IS30 family transposase has product MKLNAIPGLRGYRPKQANEFAVKRKSDNANKITDFCWAYVTYLLKKKFSPEQINGRLKLDGWDGVPSIERIYQFIYANKENKASLLKHLRCQKQRRKRYNSGQTRRGKISNRVDIDKRPMVANNRSRLGDYEVGINYWQQAQRSTTDSC; this is encoded by the coding sequence GTGAAATTAAACGCAATACCGGGACTTCGAGGATACAGACCCAAGCAAGCCAATGAATTTGCGGTTAAACGGAAATCTGATAATGCCAATAAAATAACCGACTTTTGCTGGGCTTATGTCACTTACTTGTTAAAGAAGAAATTCTCCCCCGAACAAATCAATGGTCGTTTAAAACTCGATGGTTGGGATGGTGTACCCAGCATCGAAAGAATCTATCAATTCATTTATGCTAACAAAGAGAACAAAGCCTCATTGCTTAAACACCTGAGATGCCAAAAACAAAGAAGAAAACGATACAACTCCGGTCAAACCAGACGTGGAAAGATAAGCAACCGCGTAGATATTGATAAACGTCCTATGGTTGCAAATAATCGTTCACGCCTTGGAGACTATGAAGTTGGTATAAATTATTGGCAGCAAGCACAGAGGAGCACTACTGACTCTTGTTGA